Proteins from one Triticum aestivum cultivar Chinese Spring chromosome 7A, IWGSC CS RefSeq v2.1, whole genome shotgun sequence genomic window:
- the LOC123148317 gene encoding triacylglycerol lipase 2 → MILHNSMATSLFLMSLLMLLLDSNPCTALSWRNNSLVDDIGIPCPVSPHPFTMCKSEAEAYGYPCEDHKVTTEDGYILSLKRIPHGHDTDNSTGDQKTRQPILLFHGLFVDGVSWLLGTPEQSLGFILADGGFDVWLANTRGTNTSRKHTSLSPKNPAFWDWSWDQIAEYDLPAVLEFVYHHTGRQKVHYIGHSLGTLIILAAFSEHKLLHLVRSAVLLCPIAYLSRTRSDLTRLAAQMFLAEAVYRIGIHEFNPVGKVAAQLLAKVCGDPKIDCHDVFSALAGPDCCLNKSTTCAFMLHAPQPTSMRNLIHLSQMVRSEGVRRYDYGNAKENMKHYKQAHPPLYNLSSIPTHVPMLLTHGGQDFLGDVPDTRHLLKTLVRNHDSDNIEVQYLPDYAHADFVIAYNAPRLVYEPMVDFFQRH, encoded by the exons ATGATTCTACATAATTCGATGGCTACGAGTTTATTTCTAATGAGTTTGTTGATGCTTTTGCTTGACTCTAACCCCTGCACAGCTCTCTCATGGAGGAACAATAGTTTAGTGGATGATATTGGTATACCATGTCCAGTTTCTCCGCATCCATTTACTATGTGCAAGTCAGAGGCAGAAGCTTACGGCTATCCATGTGAAGATCACAAG GTCACAACTGAAGATGGATATATTCTTAGCTTAAAAAGGATTCCTCATGGTCATGATACTGATAACTCAACCGGGGATCAGAAGACAAGGCAACCAATACTGCTATTCCACGGGCTTTTTGTG GATGGCGTTTCTTGGCTACTGGGTACACCAGAACAATCACTTGGCTTTATTTTGGCAGATGGTGGGTTTGATGTTTGGCTAGCGAACACTCGTGGAACTAATACCAGCCGCAAACATACATCGCTGTCCCCAAAAAATCCG GCTTTCTGGGATTGGTCGTGGGACCAAATTGCTGAATATGATCTTCCAGCCGTGCTTGAGTTTGTTTATCACCACACAGGACGTCAAAAAGTCCACTATATCGGTCACTCACTG GGAACCTTGATTATTCTTGCAGCCTTCTCTGAGCACAAGTTACTACACTTAGTCCGATCAGCTGTGTTGCTCTGCCCAATTGCTTATCTGAGCAGAACTAGATCCGATCTCACCCGGCTTGCTGCTCAAATGTTCCTGGCAGAA GCAGTTTACCGTATAGGTATTCATGAGTTCAATCCTGTTGG AAAAGTTGCAGCTCAACTTCTAGCCAAAGTATGTGGCGACCCTAAAATTGACTGCCACGATGTATTTTCTGCTCTTGCAG GACCGGACTGTTGCCTCAATAAATCAACTACATGTGCCTTCATGCTGCATGCTCCACAGCCTACGTCTATGAGAAACCTTATTCACTTGTCGCAGA TGGTCAGGAGCGAAGGGGTCAGAAGGTACGACTATGGCAACGCCAAGGAAAACATGAAGCATTACAAGCAGGCACACCCTCCGCTGTACAACCTCTCATCCATTCCGACCCATGTCCCCATGCTCCTGACGCATGGCGGCCAAGACTTCCTCGGCGATGTCCCTGACACCAGGCACCTCCTGAAGACACTGGTCAGAAACCATGACTCCGATAACATCGAGGTGCAATACTTGCCCGACTATGCTCATGCTGACTTTGTGATAGCCTATAATGCTCCACGCCTCGTATATGAACCGATGGTCGACTTCTTTCAACGTCACTGA